One Cryptomeria japonica chromosome 9, Sugi_1.0, whole genome shotgun sequence genomic window carries:
- the LOC131062895 gene encoding uncharacterized protein LOC131062895, protein MDSYHQASSFACSVEKAPLSMNSHRGRPADYKSNDTNFGPTQHEGCLNPESRRVIGNRNYAVGEEIREGQRQTFVGILDIYVHHARDIHNICIYNKQDVYAKLSLTSDPEGALSTQIANGGGRNPVFNENLQLKINSQKDESLRCEVWMLSCARNYLEDQLLGIALVPLATCVGKGKVTQDFTLSSNDLFHSPSGIVQLSLSYHGSVPSDYHCQSNDEAILAFSPSSISSEAFMLGNEMEDTQPINYNEIEFPDLRVASENHQMVSEYIQMGSDDSKPESSPKGDIMIANPNENELSGASFSPLSSFPSTEDDYEMTTNGTSDKCADSSTAFAKANNSFDYKTDPDAEHSPFNAVSSSKSSSSEGQKDAFSPEFIGPGGIEHFSNGTSLKDNGTSLNEEILSSKDSVKESTASSYQSMISEGGKGMAFSTPLVSINLDKEQAVVQQQIVDMYMKSMQQFTESLAKMKLPMDMESQESGDTAKSGSEQKNVQSGRNAGSRVFYGSRAFF, encoded by the coding sequence ATGGACTCTTATCATCAAGCTTCTAGTTTTGCTTGTTCTGTGGAAAAGGCTCCACTTAGTATGAATTCCCACAGAGGTAGACCAGCAGATTATAAGAGCAATGACACTAATTTTGGTCCCACACAACATGAAGGTTGCTTGAATCCTGAGAGCCGTAGGGTAATTGGGAACCGCAACTATGCTGTTGGAGAGGAGATAAGGGAGGGGCAGAGACAAACTTTTGTGGGTATTCTGGATATCTACGTGCACCATGCGAGAGACATTCACAATATCTGTATCTATAACAAGCAGGATGTATATGCTAAGCTGTCTCTTACCAGCGATCCGGAGGGAGCATTGTCTACTCAAATAGCGAACGGAGGTGGAAGGAATCCGGTATTCAATGAAAATTTGCAGCTTAAAATCAACAGTCAAAAGGATGAATCTTTGAGGTGTGAGGTTTGGATGCTAAGCTGCGCAAGGAATTACTTGGAAGACCAGTTATTGGGTATTGCCTTAGTGCCCTTGGCTACCTGTGTAGGTAAGGGAAAAGTGACTCAGGATTTCACATTGTCTTCAAATGACCTTTTCCATTCTCCTTCTGGCATAGTTCAGTTGAGTCTCTCTTACCATGGATCAGTACCCTCAGATTATCACTGTCAATCTAATGATGAAGCAATATTGGCCTTTTCTCCATCCTCCATAAGTTCAGAAGCCTTTATGCTCGGTAATGAAATGGAGGATACTCAGCCTATTAATTACAATGAAATCGAGTTCCCTGACCTGCGAGTCGCTAGTGAAAACCATCAAATGGTTTCTGAATATATCCAAATGGGCTCAGATGATTCAAAACCTGAGAGCTCTCCAAAGGGAGATATAATGATAGCTAACCCAAATGAAAATGAACTATCAGGGGCATCATTTTCACCACTGAGTTCATTTCCCTCAACAGAAGATGATTATGAAATGACCACAAACGGGACAAGTGACAAGTGTGCAGATTCTTCAACGGCTTTTGCTAAGGCCAATAATTCGTTTGATTACAAAACTGACCCAGATGCAGAGCACTCACCTTTCAATGCTGTCAGCTCTAGTAAAAGTAGTTCAAGTGAAGGTCAGAAGGATGCCTTTAGTCCGGAATTCATCGGGCCTGGTGGAATTGAGCATTTTTCCAATGGAACTTCTTTAAAGGATAATGGGACTTCCTTGAATGAGGAAATTTTGTCTTCAAAGGATTCGGTCAAAGAATCTACAGCTTCTAGCTATCAATCAATGATTTCTGAAGGGGGAAAAGGGATGGCATTCTCTACTCCTCTTGTAAGTATAAATCTTGACAAAGAGCAGGCAGTGGTGCAGCAGCAAATAGTTGACATGTATATGAAGAGCATGCAGCAGTTCACAGAGTCATTGGCAAAGATGAAGCTTCCAATGGATATGGAGAGCCAGGAATCTGGTGATACTGCTAAGTCCGGATCAGAGCAGAAGAATGTCCAATCTGGAAGAAATGCAGGCTCCAGAGTCTTTTATGGCAGTAGAGCATTTTTCTAA
- the LOC131062846 gene encoding uncharacterized protein LOC131062846 isoform X1: protein MSYSTTNLALHTIKSLSSRFHYNLCAQVQFVQGVICSAFGVYVKAWCIQKKGDVFTGVFSPLCTVSTVLLEYLLLHVSLYLGRRLVWAFLARKLSPIGKVAFWRGFVVNRERVFFGQCGLSDGRLAVGFSGIAKLFEDGGKLFTGDTSGLCGTLWWQSVFE from the exons ATGTCCTACTCTACCACCAATCTGGCTTTGCACACTATTAAGTCATTATCAAGTAGATTCCACTATAATTTATGTGCTCAAGTTCAATTTGTGCAGGGTGTCATATGCTCAGCATTTGGGGTCTATGTAAAAGCGTGGTGTATACAGAAAAAGGGAGATGTCTTTACAGGGGTGTTCAGCCCACTGTGCACAGTATCAACAGTTCTACTGGAATATCTCCTGCTCCATGTCTCACTTTATTTGGGAAG GCGTTTGGTATGGGCTTTTTTAGCCAGAAAATTGTCACCCATTGGAAAAGTGGCCTTCTGGCGGGGTTTTGTGGTGAACAGAGAGCGGGTTTTTTTTGGACAATGTGGGCTATCGGACGGTCGGCTTGCGGTGGGGTTTTCCGGCATAGCTAAATTGTTTGAAGATGGAGGCAAGTTGTTCACGGGTGACACGAGTGGACTATGTGGTACATTATGGTGGCAAAGCGTTTTTGAATGA
- the LOC131062846 gene encoding uncharacterized protein LOC131062846 isoform X2, whose translation MSYSTTNLALHTIKSLSSRFHYNLCAQVQFVQGVICSAFGVYVKAWCIQKKGDVFTGVFSPLCTVSTVLLEYLLLHVSLYLGRKLSPIGKVAFWRGFVVNRERVFFGQCGLSDGRLAVGFSGIAKLFEDGGKLFTGDTSGLCGTLWWQSVFE comes from the exons ATGTCCTACTCTACCACCAATCTGGCTTTGCACACTATTAAGTCATTATCAAGTAGATTCCACTATAATTTATGTGCTCAAGTTCAATTTGTGCAGGGTGTCATATGCTCAGCATTTGGGGTCTATGTAAAAGCGTGGTGTATACAGAAAAAGGGAGATGTCTTTACAGGGGTGTTCAGCCCACTGTGCACAGTATCAACAGTTCTACTGGAATATCTCCTGCTCCATGTCTCACTTTATTTGGGAAG AAAATTGTCACCCATTGGAAAAGTGGCCTTCTGGCGGGGTTTTGTGGTGAACAGAGAGCGGGTTTTTTTTGGACAATGTGGGCTATCGGACGGTCGGCTTGCGGTGGGGTTTTCCGGCATAGCTAAATTGTTTGAAGATGGAGGCAAGTTGTTCACGGGTGACACGAGTGGACTATGTGGTACATTATGGTGGCAAAGCGTTTTTGAATGA
- the LOC131062846 gene encoding uncharacterized protein LOC131062846 isoform X3 produces the protein MGVICSAFGVYVKAWCIQKKGDVFTGVFSPLCTVSTVLLEYLLLHVSLYLGRRLVWAFLARKLSPIGKVAFWRGFVVNRERVFFGQCGLSDGRLAVGFSGIAKLFEDGGKLFTGDTSGLCGTLWWQSVFE, from the exons ATG GGTGTCATATGCTCAGCATTTGGGGTCTATGTAAAAGCGTGGTGTATACAGAAAAAGGGAGATGTCTTTACAGGGGTGTTCAGCCCACTGTGCACAGTATCAACAGTTCTACTGGAATATCTCCTGCTCCATGTCTCACTTTATTTGGGAAG GCGTTTGGTATGGGCTTTTTTAGCCAGAAAATTGTCACCCATTGGAAAAGTGGCCTTCTGGCGGGGTTTTGTGGTGAACAGAGAGCGGGTTTTTTTTGGACAATGTGGGCTATCGGACGGTCGGCTTGCGGTGGGGTTTTCCGGCATAGCTAAATTGTTTGAAGATGGAGGCAAGTTGTTCACGGGTGACACGAGTGGACTATGTGGTACATTATGGTGGCAAAGCGTTTTTGAATGA